One part of the Terriglobia bacterium genome encodes these proteins:
- the wecB gene encoding UDP-N-acetylglucosamine 2-epimerase (non-hydrolyzing): MRVMTILGTRPEIIRLSLIIRLLDERADHLLVDTGQNYDDRLNGLFFRELDVRKPDFSLAVRGTGFSDQVGQILGRIEPLMLEHRPDRVLILGDTNSGLSAIVARRLGIPVYHMEAGNRCYDFRVPEEANRRIIDHISTVLMPYTNRSRENLLREGISPESVYVTGNPIKEVIDHHAAAINASPVLTNLGLSPKGFFLVTMHRAENVDVESRLRDLVQALALLHQEYGYPVVCSLHPHTRARMREFGVDLDRAGLVFAEPFGFFDFIRLEQSAFCLLSDSGTVQEEACIFHVPNVTIRDVTERPETIDCGSNVLAGCDPETILRLVRLVTERPANWQPPPEYLMTDVAATVVGIVLGQSRPDLSAPETHPAIPAAASRRN; this comes from the coding sequence TTGAGAGTCATGACCATCCTGGGCACGCGGCCGGAGATCATCCGGTTGAGCCTGATCATCCGTCTCCTCGACGAGCGTGCTGATCATCTGCTGGTGGATACCGGGCAAAACTATGACGACCGGCTCAATGGTCTTTTCTTCCGCGAACTGGACGTACGCAAGCCCGACTTTTCCCTGGCCGTGCGCGGCACTGGCTTTAGCGACCAGGTCGGCCAGATCCTGGGTCGCATCGAACCGCTCATGCTGGAGCATCGTCCGGACCGCGTGTTGATTCTGGGCGATACCAATAGCGGCCTGTCGGCGATTGTCGCGCGCCGATTGGGCATCCCCGTCTATCACATGGAAGCCGGCAATCGCTGCTACGACTTCCGCGTACCGGAAGAGGCCAATCGCCGGATCATTGACCACATCAGCACGGTGCTCATGCCATACACGAACCGCAGCCGGGAGAACCTGCTGCGAGAAGGCATCAGTCCGGAGAGCGTCTATGTTACCGGCAATCCGATCAAGGAAGTCATAGACCATCACGCTGCGGCCATCAACGCCAGCCCGGTGTTGACCAATCTTGGATTGAGTCCGAAAGGATTCTTTCTGGTGACCATGCATCGCGCCGAAAACGTGGATGTGGAATCGCGCTTGCGCGATCTGGTGCAGGCGCTTGCGCTTTTGCACCAGGAATACGGGTATCCGGTGGTGTGCTCGTTGCATCCGCATACGCGCGCCCGCATGCGGGAGTTTGGCGTGGATCTGGATCGCGCTGGTCTGGTCTTTGCCGAGCCATTTGGTTTTTTCGATTTTATTCGCCTGGAGCAGTCGGCATTTTGCCTGCTTTCTGACAGTGGAACCGTGCAAGAAGAGGCCTGCATTTTTCATGTTCCCAACGTGACGATTCGCGACGTGACGGAGCGGCCGGAGACCATTGATTGCGGGTCCAACGTGCTTGCGGGGTGCGACCCGGAGACCATTCTCCGATTGGTCAGGCTGGTGACGGAAAGGCCGGCCAACTGGCAGCCGCCTCCTGAGTACCTGATGACCGATGTGGCCGCGACGGTCGTTGGGATAGTGCTCGGCCAATCCCGCCCTGACTTGAGCGCACCTGAAACCCATCCGGCAATCCCCGCAGCCGCATCACGTAGGAACTAG
- a CDS encoding undecaprenyl/decaprenyl-phosphate alpha-N-acetylglucosaminyl 1-phosphate transferase has protein sequence MAVQFVVFLLLSIVVAAVLTRIVRDLANRYGLVSRPESARHLHTRAIPRLGGVALLLTFITVFGGYLFVARYGLASAPAADKFVKLVLPAVVLFIAGLVDDLKGLNAPTKLLIEIAGGASLYFGGMGFTCFQWSGADPAVNSAICLLATVFWVVLICNAMNLIDGLDGLAAGASLFSMVTIFTLALIGQRPGVAMATVVMGGALVGFLVFNFSPASIFLGDSGSLFLGFMLSGFVMAESQSQKTITSAVLVPVIAFALPLTDTAMSVLRRFLSGHSLFGADREHIHHKLLDLGLTHRQAVWILYGVSAMFAVLSLFIFVIGPNRLLFIPAVFSLVFLLFFGLRRLGYHEFAEARRIWHRAAWQKELMARNIEVRKIAARLRTTTSFPEALNLLESCLRGSFDGFEIVLLPEWAHIAFPGQAHQPGVKRFWNETACERMLFSFALSTAASGTVGCLSLYRSLDADLPIDVDFFEHELRGALGRVLETASHISPESRPVSPFPPAPAATRTTGINGMVSARGPEAS, from the coding sequence ATGGCAGTCCAGTTTGTCGTTTTCCTGCTGTTGAGCATCGTTGTAGCGGCCGTCCTCACGCGCATAGTGCGTGATCTTGCCAATCGCTACGGACTTGTGTCTAGGCCGGAGTCAGCGCGTCATCTTCATACGCGCGCGATCCCGCGATTGGGCGGCGTTGCTCTCCTTCTTACGTTCATTACAGTTTTCGGTGGGTATCTGTTTGTGGCGAGATATGGCCTTGCCTCCGCTCCTGCAGCCGACAAGTTTGTGAAGCTGGTACTGCCTGCTGTGGTCCTGTTTATCGCAGGCCTCGTGGACGACTTGAAGGGCCTCAATGCACCCACCAAACTTCTGATCGAGATCGCAGGTGGCGCGTCCTTGTATTTCGGCGGAATGGGGTTTACCTGTTTTCAGTGGTCCGGAGCCGATCCGGCGGTCAACTCCGCCATTTGCCTGCTGGCTACGGTGTTTTGGGTGGTGCTGATCTGCAATGCAATGAACCTGATTGACGGTCTGGACGGGTTGGCCGCAGGAGCATCGCTCTTTTCCATGGTCACCATTTTTACTCTGGCGCTGATTGGCCAGCGTCCGGGCGTGGCCATGGCCACAGTGGTGATGGGCGGCGCGCTTGTTGGTTTTCTGGTCTTCAATTTTAGTCCCGCGTCAATATTTCTCGGGGATTCCGGCAGCCTGTTTCTGGGCTTCATGCTCAGCGGGTTTGTGATGGCTGAATCCCAGAGCCAGAAGACCATCACCTCGGCGGTTCTGGTTCCAGTGATTGCCTTTGCGCTGCCACTAACCGATACCGCAATGAGCGTGTTGCGACGATTTTTGAGCGGGCATTCATTGTTTGGGGCTGATCGCGAACACATTCACCACAAGCTGCTTGATCTTGGCTTGACGCACCGCCAAGCGGTATGGATTCTTTACGGCGTTTCCGCCATGTTTGCGGTGCTTAGCTTGTTTATTTTCGTGATAGGTCCCAACCGCTTGTTGTTTATTCCCGCCGTGTTCAGCCTGGTGTTCCTTTTGTTCTTTGGATTGCGCCGGCTCGGGTATCACGAGTTTGCCGAAGCCCGCAGGATATGGCATCGGGCGGCGTGGCAAAAGGAACTGATGGCGCGGAACATCGAAGTCCGCAAGATCGCTGCCAGGTTGCGGACAACTACCTCCTTTCCTGAGGCGCTCAACCTTCTGGAAAGCTGCTTGCGCGGCAGCTTTGATGGCTTCGAGATTGTTCTGCTTCCCGAGTGGGCCCACATTGCTTTCCCCGGGCAAGCTCATCAACCTGGGGTAAAGAGATTCTGGAACGAGACGGCCTGCGAAAGGATGCTGTTTTCCTTTGCGTTGAGCACAGCAGCAAGCGGGACTGTAGGGTGCCTGTCTCTCTATCGCAGCTTAGACGCCGATTTGCCGATTGATGTTGACTTTTTCGAGCATGAGCTGCGCGGCGCCTTGGGCCGAGTCCTGGAAACCGCCTCGCATATCTCCCCCGAATCGCGGCCCGTGAGCCCCTTTCCGCCGGCGCCTGCTGCAACGCGTACCACCGGGATCAACGGGATGGTGTCTGCACGCGGCCCCGAGGCCTCTTGA
- a CDS encoding glycosyltransferase family 4 protein translates to MTRNAVAPLEDARGQVTAPGNGPAPERRYRLAILASHVIQYQDPLFKALGAHPAFDVEVFFCSDSGAKPYMDSGFGREVKWDIDLLQGYKFQFLRNLSRPGASGFWGAINPQIVSKIRKGKFDALLVHGWATCTIWAAIMAALVLKVPILMRGDSNPLRPVPLWKRAMKKAVLVPLFKCIRGFLAIGTHNANFYKGFGAPENKIFLVPFAVNNAFFFAAAERLRGSREAVRQRIGVPPGLPVILFCGKLSDVKRPLDLLTAFAPLQQEASLVFVGDGPLKAPLQEHVAKKDVRNVHFAGFKNQSELPEFYAAADIFVLPSEFEPWGLTVNEAMCFGLPVIASDRVGAGGDLVKDRENGFIFPYGDVQQLASLLATLVRDTALRKQMADRSRAIIEHWSYDQDVEALAACLAAVAPRQETMSTRNPSN, encoded by the coding sequence ATGACCCGCAACGCCGTCGCACCGCTGGAAGACGCCAGGGGACAGGTGACAGCGCCCGGCAACGGACCGGCTCCTGAACGCCGCTATCGCCTGGCGATTCTGGCTTCTCACGTCATACAGTATCAAGACCCACTATTTAAGGCGCTGGGCGCGCATCCCGCTTTTGATGTAGAAGTCTTTTTTTGTTCCGACAGCGGGGCCAAGCCATACATGGATTCAGGATTTGGGCGCGAAGTGAAATGGGACATTGATCTGCTTCAGGGATACAAGTTCCAATTTCTGCGCAACCTGAGCCGGCCGGGCGCGTCGGGCTTCTGGGGCGCCATCAACCCGCAAATTGTCTCCAAGATTCGGAAAGGAAAGTTTGACGCTCTGCTGGTGCATGGCTGGGCAACATGCACCATCTGGGCCGCGATCATGGCCGCCCTGGTTTTGAAGGTTCCCATACTGATGCGAGGTGACAGCAATCCTCTCCGTCCGGTTCCGCTTTGGAAGCGGGCCATGAAGAAAGCAGTGCTGGTCCCGTTATTCAAGTGCATACGGGGCTTCCTGGCGATCGGGACGCACAACGCAAACTTCTACAAGGGCTTTGGCGCGCCGGAGAACAAGATCTTTCTCGTGCCGTTTGCGGTGAACAACGCGTTTTTCTTTGCCGCGGCAGAAAGGCTGCGCGGCTCGCGCGAAGCGGTCAGACAGAGGATCGGAGTTCCGCCAGGGTTGCCGGTGATCTTGTTTTGCGGCAAGCTGTCGGACGTAAAGCGGCCCCTTGATCTGCTGACGGCTTTCGCGCCGTTGCAGCAGGAGGCGAGCCTGGTCTTTGTCGGCGACGGCCCGCTCAAGGCGCCGCTCCAGGAGCATGTAGCAAAAAAGGACGTTCGCAACGTTCATTTTGCCGGTTTCAAGAACCAGAGCGAGCTGCCGGAGTTTTACGCCGCGGCAGATATTTTTGTCCTGCCGTCAGAGTTTGAACCGTGGGGGCTGACGGTGAATGAAGCCATGTGCTTCGGCCTCCCGGTGATTGCTTCCGACAGAGTGGGAGCGGGCGGCGACCTGGTCAAAGACCGGGAGAACGGTTTTATTTTCCCTTATGGCGACGTGCAACAACTGGCCAGTCTCCTGGCCACGCTGGTCCGGGACACAGCCTTGAGAAAGCAGATGGCGGACAGGTCGCGAGCCATCATCGAGCATTGGAGTTACGATCAGGATGTTGAAGCGCTGGCGGCCTGCTTGGCGGCCGTTGCGCCGCGACAAGAAACCATGTCTACCCGGAATCCGTCAAATTGA
- a CDS encoding NAD-dependent epimerase/dehydratase family protein yields the protein MKALITGGAGFIGSNIAELLRANGHDVTVLDNLMSGYQANLDGLAVQFIRGDVRDAPLVSKLAAGMDVIFHLAASVGNKRSLDHPITDSEINVLGTLNVLEAARHAGVPKVVFSSSAGIFGELKTLPIREEHPLEPDTPYGASKLAGEKLCLAYSKQYALECVCLRYFNVYGPRQQFDAYGNVIPIFVHQILRGEPITIFGDGEQTRDFINVRDVARANYAAATAKGVWGAFNLGSGTRITINRLVQLLRECSGITFPADYGPKRPGDVLDSLADISKASKELGFSPIVTMYAGLPEYVQWARANMDNPVAAGTNQ from the coding sequence ATGAAGGCCCTCATCACAGGCGGCGCGGGCTTCATTGGCTCCAACATCGCGGAGCTTCTGCGGGCGAATGGTCATGACGTGACGGTGCTGGACAATCTGATGTCCGGCTACCAAGCCAACCTCGACGGGCTGGCGGTGCAGTTCATCCGCGGCGACGTACGCGACGCCCCGCTGGTCAGCAAGCTGGCGGCGGGCATGGACGTGATCTTCCACCTGGCCGCTTCGGTGGGCAACAAGCGCTCGCTTGACCATCCCATCACCGATTCCGAGATCAACGTGCTGGGAACGCTGAACGTGCTGGAAGCCGCTCGCCACGCCGGCGTGCCCAAGGTCGTTTTTTCCTCGTCAGCCGGGATCTTCGGCGAGTTGAAGACCCTGCCCATCCGCGAAGAACATCCCCTCGAGCCGGACACGCCTTATGGCGCCAGCAAGCTGGCCGGCGAAAAGCTCTGCCTAGCCTACTCCAAACAGTATGCGCTGGAATGCGTGTGCCTGCGCTACTTCAACGTTTACGGACCGCGCCAGCAGTTTGACGCCTATGGGAACGTGATCCCCATCTTTGTCCACCAGATTCTGCGTGGCGAGCCCATCACCATTTTCGGCGACGGGGAGCAGACGCGGGACTTCATCAACGTCCGCGACGTGGCCCGGGCCAACTACGCTGCCGCCACGGCCAAGGGCGTATGGGGCGCGTTCAACCTGGGCAGTGGGACGCGCATCACCATTAACCGGCTGGTGCAGTTGCTGCGCGAATGCTCGGGAATCACCTTCCCCGCCGACTATGGCCCCAAGCGCCCAGGCGATGTGCTCGACAGCCTGGCCGATATCAGCAAGGCAAGCAAAGAGCTTGGGTTTTCGCCCATCGTGACCATGTACGCGGGGCTGCCCGAGTACGTCCAGTGGGCCAGGGCAAACATGGACAATCCGGTGGCGGCAGGTACCAACCAGTGA
- a CDS encoding flippase: MKFAADQKTESGLAQETTCDGVVVLPAENALAPTVWWRRRPALLGTVAAQFAMLALGLVSGLVSGRMLGPQGRGELAAITLWPMAFVFFASLGLNQAIVFYTGRRQHSISEVWTAASVLGVIQSLLVVIVGLALMPVLLRHYPASVQRLGLFFLMTTPALLLGGLPGNVLQGAGDLLRFNIVRLISPACYTFGLLGLWALGRFSLQAVVATQVIGFVAAFAAGLVFLYRREHPAFVFRTEVGKKLLGYGLQTHLANLTSYLNQRVDQLILALLIPAQELGLYAMAVALAMSVSFFPAAAGLVTFSRGSGQSDAQARHTISRSFRASLIWLLAGCCGLFFAAPILISTLLGPRFAGSVLACRLLLPGMVALGLNQVLYNGANAMGKPSLPSYAEGVGLAVTFIGLMLLVPRYGYIGAAIVSSVAYTVSFVVMLVLSVAFLQLRIRDLVLPARQMITDLPGVTSA; encoded by the coding sequence ATGAAGTTTGCCGCAGACCAAAAAACAGAATCAGGTCTGGCCCAGGAGACGACTTGTGACGGCGTAGTCGTGCTCCCCGCGGAGAATGCGCTTGCCCCCACCGTCTGGTGGCGAAGGCGGCCTGCCCTTCTGGGAACGGTGGCCGCGCAGTTCGCCATGCTTGCTCTGGGGCTTGTGTCTGGTCTAGTGAGTGGGCGGATGCTGGGTCCACAAGGCCGGGGTGAGTTGGCAGCGATCACGCTTTGGCCCATGGCCTTCGTGTTTTTCGCATCGCTGGGACTGAACCAGGCAATCGTCTTCTACACCGGCAGGCGACAGCACTCTATCTCTGAGGTCTGGACGGCCGCCAGCGTCCTGGGCGTTATCCAGTCTCTTCTGGTTGTAATTGTTGGATTGGCGCTGATGCCTGTGCTGCTTCGCCATTACCCGGCCAGCGTGCAGCGGCTTGGATTGTTCTTTTTGATGACCACACCGGCGCTGCTTCTCGGTGGCCTTCCTGGGAATGTGTTGCAAGGCGCGGGCGATTTGCTTCGCTTCAACATCGTCCGATTGATTTCTCCGGCCTGCTACACGTTTGGTTTGCTGGGACTGTGGGCGCTCGGGCGCTTCAGCCTGCAAGCGGTAGTGGCAACGCAGGTCATCGGATTTGTAGCAGCCTTCGCCGCCGGACTGGTTTTTCTTTACCGCCGTGAGCATCCCGCATTCGTGTTTCGCACAGAGGTCGGCAAGAAACTGCTGGGCTACGGGCTGCAAACCCACCTGGCCAACTTGACTTCATATTTGAATCAGCGCGTGGACCAGCTGATACTCGCGCTGCTGATCCCGGCGCAGGAACTTGGTTTGTACGCGATGGCCGTGGCCCTGGCCATGAGTGTGAGCTTCTTCCCGGCGGCCGCGGGCCTGGTCACTTTCTCCCGAGGCTCCGGCCAGTCAGACGCCCAGGCCAGACACACCATCAGCCGCTCATTCCGCGCGTCGCTGATATGGTTGCTGGCGGGGTGTTGCGGGCTGTTTTTTGCGGCGCCCATTCTCATCTCTACCCTTCTTGGTCCCAGGTTCGCCGGGTCGGTCCTGGCCTGCCGGCTGCTTCTCCCCGGGATGGTGGCGCTGGGATTGAATCAAGTGCTTTACAACGGGGCCAACGCCATGGGCAAGCCTTCATTGCCGTCGTATGCCGAGGGCGTGGGCTTGGCGGTCACCTTCATCGGACTCATGTTGCTGGTGCCGCGATACGGTTACATCGGAGCCGCCATTGTTTCCAGCGTTGCGTACACCGTAAGTTTCGTGGTGATGCTGGTGCTTTCTGTTGCATTCTTGCAGCTCAGGATTCGGGACTTGGTTCTGCCCGCGCGCCAGATGATCACCGACCTGCCGGGAGTCACCTCGGCATGA
- a CDS encoding SDR family oxidoreductase: MNILVLGGVGMLGHKLFQHLRERFPDTSCTVRGSADEAAALAPGLFGNGYVIGNVDAADLTGLERLLTERRPNVIVNCVGVIKQRPEAKSAIPSITINALLPHLLAEWCERWDGRLIHFSTDCVFSGERGNYSEDDVADAHDLYGRTKYLGEVSAKNALSLRTSIIGRELEHFQSLLEWFLSQNRGPVKGYTRAFYSGVTTNHMAGLVARIIEEQPELHGLFQVTAATISKFELLCLLRDAYGKDVEIVPDDSFFCDRSMKGDRWIGATGYRAPSWPELVAQLAHDSTPYEQWRRNARQTI, encoded by the coding sequence ATGAACATCTTGGTCCTGGGCGGCGTCGGTATGCTGGGCCACAAGCTGTTCCAGCATCTCAGGGAGCGCTTCCCGGACACTTCTTGCACCGTGCGTGGCAGCGCCGACGAGGCCGCAGCGCTGGCGCCCGGCCTGTTTGGGAATGGATACGTGATCGGCAACGTTGACGCAGCCGATCTGACGGGACTCGAGCGTTTGTTGACTGAACGGCGGCCGAATGTCATCGTCAACTGCGTTGGCGTCATCAAACAACGCCCTGAAGCCAAGTCGGCGATCCCCAGCATCACCATCAACGCCCTTCTACCCCATCTGCTGGCCGAGTGGTGCGAGCGTTGGGATGGCCGGCTGATCCACTTCAGCACGGACTGCGTCTTTAGCGGCGAACGCGGCAACTATTCTGAAGACGACGTTGCCGACGCACATGACCTCTACGGACGCACCAAGTACCTGGGCGAGGTGAGCGCCAAGAATGCTCTCTCGTTGCGCACCTCGATCATTGGACGCGAGCTGGAGCATTTTCAATCGCTGCTGGAATGGTTTCTCAGCCAGAATCGTGGCCCGGTCAAGGGTTACACCCGGGCTTTTTATTCGGGAGTCACTACCAACCACATGGCTGGCTTGGTCGCGCGTATTATCGAAGAGCAGCCGGAGTTGCACGGACTCTTTCAGGTGACCGCCGCCACCATTTCCAAGTTCGAGCTCTTGTGCCTATTGCGCGACGCTTATGGGAAGGACGTAGAGATCGTCCCCGACGATAGCTTCTTCTGCGATCGCAGCATGAAGGGCGATAGATGGATTGGGGCCACCGGTTATCGCGCACCCTCCTGGCCTGAACTGGTGGCGCAACTCGCGCATGACAGCACACCCTACGAGCAGTGGAGGCGAAATGCACGGCAAACCATTTGA
- a CDS encoding polysaccharide biosynthesis protein encodes MHGKPFEDKTILITGGTGSLGKTLVRRLLSGHDGDPAKVIVYSRDEAKQHFMRLDYQKKTAATDEIIYRNFQQKLEFRIGDVRDANAVEAVMRGVDIVFNAAALKQVPTCEYFPYEAVRTNIEGPENIVRAIQKHALPVETVIGISTDKACKPVNAMGMTKAIQERIFIQANMRCPGTRFVCARYGNVLASRGSVIPLFHDQIFNGGPVTITTPEMTRFLLSLEEAVETVIYAVKHGLPGETFIPRVPSALVTNVAKALIDKRPIEIKITGIRPGEKVHEILVSEEEAHRTVERGKYYVIQSMLPEVCEGTAAGGSVEHEYSSGDDVMSPEDTVALLKRERLMMEDVAHETQETLR; translated from the coding sequence ATGCACGGCAAACCATTTGAGGACAAAACCATCCTGATCACCGGCGGCACCGGGTCGCTGGGCAAGACGCTGGTGCGCCGCCTGCTCAGCGGTCACGATGGCGATCCTGCCAAGGTCATCGTCTATTCCCGCGACGAGGCCAAGCAGCACTTCATGCGCCTGGACTACCAGAAGAAAACCGCTGCCACCGACGAAATCATCTATCGTAACTTCCAACAGAAGCTGGAATTCCGCATCGGCGACGTTCGCGACGCCAACGCGGTAGAGGCCGTCATGCGCGGCGTGGACATCGTCTTCAACGCCGCCGCTCTGAAACAGGTGCCCACCTGCGAATATTTTCCGTATGAAGCGGTGCGCACTAACATCGAGGGGCCGGAAAACATCGTGCGCGCCATCCAGAAGCACGCTCTGCCGGTAGAGACTGTCATCGGCATTTCCACTGACAAGGCCTGCAAGCCGGTCAACGCCATGGGCATGACCAAGGCCATCCAGGAGCGCATCTTCATCCAGGCCAATATGCGCTGCCCCGGCACGCGCTTTGTCTGCGCCCGCTACGGCAACGTGCTGGCCTCGCGCGGTTCGGTGATTCCGCTATTCCATGATCAGATCTTCAACGGCGGCCCGGTTACCATCACCACGCCGGAAATGACGCGCTTTCTGCTTAGCTTGGAAGAGGCGGTGGAAACCGTAATCTACGCCGTGAAACACGGCCTGCCCGGCGAGACCTTTATTCCCCGTGTTCCGTCGGCCCTGGTCACGAACGTGGCCAAAGCATTGATTGACAAACGCCCTATTGAGATCAAGATCACCGGCATCCGTCCCGGAGAAAAAGTGCACGAAATTCTGGTCAGCGAAGAAGAGGCGCATCGCACCGTGGAGCGCGGCAAGTATTACGTGATCCAATCCATGCTCCCCGAGGTGTGCGAAGGCACGGCCGCGGGAGGCAGCGTGGAACACGAGTACAGCTCGGGAGACGACGTGATGAGTCCGGAAGATACCGTCGCGCTGCTGAAACGCGAGCGCCTGATGATGGAAGACGTGGCCCACGAAACTCAGGAGACACTGCGTTGA
- a CDS encoding glycosyltransferase, whose protein sequence is MLRILFIGENWYGSNARSCAEALRRLGCNVLDVDAQTFFPQPRLFASRVVGRLVRPRLVREFNDYILATAEQFKPDILLAFKGNFVLANTLKAIGARGAALYNYYPDTSAFSHGKWIPQSLPEYDCVFYTKPFWYKDVSRQLKLKAGCFVPHGYDPELHKMVKLDPRDIQDFGCDVSFIATHTAYKEEAVKGLLHLRPNLNLRTWGGGWKERCRTKELRRCVQGLPLLGESYTRAIQAAKINLAIMSGQVQGASQGDHTTSRTYIIPACGGFMLHERNPEVLGLYEEGKEIECFESAQELAEKIDYYLANPEERERTARAGHARCVPAYSYDSRMSELIRWHGERHGIPMPPLLSSVVCAGTSGSPERGQNLK, encoded by the coding sequence ATGTTACGCATATTGTTCATAGGCGAGAACTGGTACGGCAGCAACGCACGGTCTTGTGCGGAGGCCCTGCGACGGCTCGGCTGCAACGTCCTTGATGTTGACGCTCAAACTTTTTTCCCGCAGCCGAGATTGTTCGCCTCGCGTGTTGTCGGCCGCCTGGTAAGACCCAGACTGGTACGGGAATTCAACGACTACATTCTGGCAACAGCAGAACAGTTTAAGCCGGACATATTGCTGGCCTTCAAAGGCAATTTTGTTCTGGCCAATACCTTAAAAGCCATCGGCGCCAGGGGAGCGGCCCTTTACAACTACTATCCTGACACGTCGGCTTTTTCCCATGGCAAATGGATTCCGCAGTCGCTTCCCGAGTATGACTGCGTGTTCTATACCAAGCCTTTCTGGTATAAGGACGTGTCCCGGCAGCTCAAATTGAAGGCCGGATGCTTTGTGCCGCACGGCTATGATCCCGAATTGCACAAAATGGTAAAGCTCGACCCCAGGGACATTCAGGATTTTGGGTGCGACGTGAGCTTTATTGCGACGCACACGGCCTACAAAGAAGAGGCGGTCAAAGGCCTGCTGCATCTGCGCCCAAATCTCAATTTGCGCACCTGGGGAGGCGGCTGGAAGGAGCGTTGCCGAACGAAAGAACTGCGGAGATGCGTCCAAGGTCTTCCGCTGCTGGGTGAAAGCTATACCCGGGCAATCCAGGCAGCGAAGATCAATCTGGCCATCATGTCCGGTCAAGTCCAGGGTGCGTCGCAGGGCGATCACACCACGAGCCGCACCTACATTATTCCCGCTTGCGGCGGTTTCATGTTGCACGAGCGCAATCCTGAGGTCCTGGGACTATACGAAGAAGGCAAAGAAATCGAATGTTTCGAGTCAGCCCAGGAATTGGCAGAAAAGATTGACTATTATCTGGCGAACCCGGAAGAGCGTGAACGAACCGCCCGCGCCGGCCACGCTCGCTGCGTCCCTGCCTACTCCTATGACAGTCGGATGTCCGAGCTTATCCGCTGGCATGGTGAGCGCCACGGCATTCCCATGCCGCCGCTTCTTTCAAGCGTGGTTTGTGCAGGAACTTCAGGTTCTCCGGAGCGGGGTCAAAACTTGAAGTAG
- a CDS encoding glycosyltransferase family 4 protein — MRILLLIDDYYPSTKSGAKMMHDLGVQFVRDGHQAIVVTSAHPVQQGLDISVEDGVTVVRVRTGDLKNASRAMRGLREFRLPATIWRKAKTFFSAHHCDLIVFYSPTIFFGDLVRKLKAVWGCRAYLVLRDIFPQWAVDAGVIKRGLLYRYLRRKELTQYAAADIIGAEGAGDLQYFRLDPRLKGHRVEVLSNWTDTQPPPPAGTKFREQLGLRDKVVFVYGGNIGVAQDPDNLMRLATSVKDRQEIFFLLVGGGSEASRLGRQIEEQHLANIRLLPSLSQEEYLQCLSEFDVGLVSLDRRLQTHNSTGKLLGYLLCGKPVLASLNPGNGLADLLRGADAGIAYENGDDQKLRDAALRLATDSTLRQRMGNNARILLESRFSVQAAAGQILSHFQ, encoded by the coding sequence TTGCGCATCCTGCTCCTCATTGATGACTACTATCCCAGCACCAAGTCCGGCGCGAAGATGATGCATGACCTGGGTGTGCAGTTCGTCCGCGACGGCCACCAGGCCATTGTGGTGACCTCGGCCCACCCTGTGCAGCAGGGCCTCGACATCTCCGTGGAAGATGGCGTCACCGTGGTACGGGTTCGCACCGGCGATCTGAAAAACGCCAGCCGTGCCATGCGCGGCCTGCGCGAGTTCCGTCTACCTGCCACGATCTGGCGCAAGGCCAAGACTTTTTTTTCTGCCCATCACTGCGACCTGATCGTCTTCTATTCCCCGACAATTTTCTTCGGCGACCTCGTCCGCAAGCTGAAAGCGGTTTGGGGCTGCCGGGCTTACCTGGTACTGCGCGACATCTTCCCGCAATGGGCGGTGGATGCCGGCGTCATTAAGAGGGGCCTTCTCTATCGTTATCTGAGACGCAAAGAGCTGACGCAGTACGCCGCCGCCGACATCATCGGCGCCGAAGGCGCAGGCGACCTCCAATACTTCAGACTGGATCCGCGTCTCAAGGGCCATCGCGTGGAAGTACTCTCAAACTGGACGGACACGCAACCACCTCCGCCGGCGGGGACAAAGTTTCGCGAGCAGCTGGGCCTGCGAGATAAAGTAGTGTTCGTCTATGGCGGGAATATTGGTGTTGCCCAAGACCCGGACAATCTTATGCGGCTGGCTACTTCTGTGAAAGATCGGCAAGAGATATTCTTTTTGCTTGTGGGCGGTGGCAGCGAGGCGTCAAGGCTAGGCCGGCAGATCGAAGAACAACATCTTGCCAACATAAGACTTCTTCCTTCGTTGTCGCAGGAGGAATACCTTCAGTGCTTGTCCGAGTTTGATGTCGGCTTGGTCAGCCTGGATCGCCGGCTGCAAACTCACAACTCAACCGGCAAGCTGCTCGGCTATCTGTTGTGTGGTAAGCCAGTCCTGGCCAGCTTAAATCCCGGCAATGGCCTCGCCGACCTACTGCGGGGGGCTGATGCCGGTATCGCCTACGAAAATGGTGATGATCAGAAGCTGCGTGACGCGGCGCTGCGCCTGGCCACCGATAGCACGCTGCGCCAGCGTATGGGGAATAACGCACGCATCTTGCTCGAAAGCCGATTCTCGGTGCAGGCAGCCGCCGGGCAGATTCTCTCCCACTTTCAGTAG